The Solibacillus sp. FSL W7-1436 genome window below encodes:
- a CDS encoding gamma-type small acid-soluble spore protein: MSKNKNNINNKNVEFGMDTDVNQVKQQNQKAEAKKQQASGAFANSGLQKQSSSYNAEFGMETNVNQVKQQNQQAEAKKQQSSGLFANSGLQKKLSSMGSEFGMETDVNQVKQQNQQAEAKKQQASGSFNKNRFQNGNK; encoded by the coding sequence ATGTCAAAAAATAAAAACAACATCAATAATAAAAACGTCGAATTCGGTATGGATACGGACGTTAATCAAGTGAAGCAGCAAAACCAAAAAGCTGAAGCGAAAAAGCAGCAAGCTTCCGGTGCGTTTGCAAACAGCGGTTTACAGAAGCAATCAAGTTCCTACAATGCTGAATTCGGCATGGAAACAAACGTAAACCAAGTGAAGCAGCAAAATCAGCAAGCTGAAGCGAAAAAGCAACAATCTTCTGGATTGTTCGCAAACAGCGGTTTACAGAAGAAACTTTCTTCAATGGGCTCTGAGTTTGGCATGGAAACTGATGTCAACCAGGTGAAACAGCAAAACCAGCAGGCTGAAGCTAAAAAACAGCAAGCTTCTGGTTCATTCAATAAAAACCGTTTCCAAAACGGGAATAAATAA